The Lathyrus oleraceus cultivar Zhongwan6 chromosome 5, CAAS_Psat_ZW6_1.0, whole genome shotgun sequence genome includes the window CAAGTAACACTAACTCACTCATTTATTCAGAGAAATCGTGATATTTTCATCAAAAACTGAGTTTATTTTGTTGTAAATTGTAACCAGCATTTGCAGGAAAACGATGTCGTGGAGAAACGGAGCAATGGTTTTTCTTTTCACCAAGACAAGAAAGAGAGATGAGAGGAGGAAGACCGAGCAGAACAACATCTTCTGGATATTGGAAAGCTACTGGTTCTCCTAGCTATGTTTACTCTTCTAACAACAAAGCGATTGGGATAAAGAAAAGCATGGTGTTTTACGAAGGGAAAGCTCCTTCTGGAAGGAAAACTAAATGGAAGATGCATGAATATAAAGCCATTGAACACTTTGACTCTTCTAACACAAACCCTCCTAAGGTATGTTAATCATTAACATGATCACAATATTATAAAACCTTGGTTATAAATGCTATCATAATATATATTTTGAATTGATCATATTAACTATTTTGGTATGTTTGTATCTATGTATATATTATAGTTACGACACGAATTCAGCTTGTGTCGCATTTATGTGATATCGGGAAGTTTTAGTTCATTCGATCGTCGACCATTAGAGAGACCAAGCATGGAGTTACAACTTGATCATAGTgtttcaacaagtgctcaacaagtggtatcagagATTGATGAATCAAATCTGCATGCAACTTCCCGTTCGGAAGGAATAGGAAGAGATCATGATGGTGTTCTTATGGGAGGGTCAAGTGGTACAAATTGGAATGATGTAGCAAATAATGGGGTTGATGAATCTGAACCTCTTTGGGAATGGGAACAACTAAATTGGATCTAACCTTATAAGTCAAACCATGCATGCACAGACCAATTCTTTGTGTTTGGAAAACATGACCAACAGAGAGAGAATATTTGAATAAGAAGCATTAGACAATATATTCAAAACGGATTAATAATTATAATGGATCGGAATCAAACAAGAGAGCAGTGACTTTGATGGCTATTGAGTGGTCTTTAGAGCTTAGCAATTTTACCATTGAAGTAGATACATGTGGCATTCTCGTTGTTTAAATATTTGTGTAAGAACATCTTCAATGGAGGTTGTGCAGACTAGAATTCATAAGTTCCGAAACATAGCATTTTTATCATTGGAGTAGATACACGCGGTGTTCTCGTTGCTTAAATATTTGTGTAAGTTACTTCATGAAGCAATTCAAAAAGTGTGTTGCTAAGCattaaataatattaattttgATGATTGGTGGGGCCAAATATAAATTGATTGGGCCACATGTAGATTGCTTATTCAAATCACCATTTTGAGTAAAATTGATTTAGATTGTTTAGATGTTGCTTAAATACAATGTAGCAATTTGATCCACACAAATAACTCAAGCAATTAGAGATGTTCTAAGTTGCTTCATAAAACAATGTAAAAAATGTGTTGATTAATATTCAATAATATTAATCTTGATAATCAACCAAATATAAGTTGATTGGGTTACATATAAATTACTTATTGAAATCACCATCGGAGTAAAATTGGTTCacacaatcaaaataaaacaagcaaaatagtatatacacaattatgtgctcaagtgagcaaaaggcaaattgcattaacataaacatgagctcaagtgagcaaaaggcaaaaGCAAATAAAATAATGTACAAtaatattaaattgcattaaagtaaattgcaagaattaaatggcttgaattaaaagttagtgttaatagttagtgttagtgtgccataaggcaatttagcgttatgttaagcaatcgtaagtggactaatgtagtagtcacacctatctgaggccggtcaataaaactatggacaacaaacacaagttagagaccatgactagtaagccaatctcctacaacttgccatgccaaaagaaaagaagaatgatcttgtattgatttaggttttttgcttgaccaagaagcaacctatcctcaatgcaaagccattcacttgatctatgatcaagatgaattagatttgaataaaggaaggttaagcctctcatatgtcaaggctaaccaccaatctttaactcattgatcaaaaagaaaaaaaaaagatgaagaagaagaagaataagaatgtacacaaattgaaattcaaatgaaatatccaacacacattgatcaaacatgaatagaatcaaagtcaatcaatgataaacagaagcaaaatgaagcttagaagtcaagaaacgAATAAAATATTTTCggcatttttgaaaattaaaataatacttgaattaaaataatcaaataaaggtcaaacttcaaatccatttcaaatcaacttggaaaagtccaaatggatcatcctaagttcaacatggtcaaacaaagtttgacaaaaaatttcagcatttttggaa containing:
- the LOC127086641 gene encoding NAC domain-containing protein 90, producing the protein MEEPQPGFRFYPTEQELVGFYLHNQLEGQKQEDINKVIPVIDINGKEPWTLPTFAGKRCRGETEQWFFFSPRQEREMRGGRPSRTTSSGYWKATGSPSYVYSSNNKAIGIKKSMVFYEGKAPSGRKTKWKMHEYKAIEHFDSSNTNPPKLRHEFSLCRIYVISGSFSSFDRRPLERPSMELQLDHSVSTSAQQVVSEIDESNLHATSRSEGIGRDHDGVLMGGSSGTNWNDVANNGVDESEPLWEWEQLNWI